A window from Dysidea avara chromosome 2, odDysAvar1.4, whole genome shotgun sequence encodes these proteins:
- the LOC136247334 gene encoding uncharacterized protein — translation MLTTLILLASIASIGYCIASGYDPQEKVIDCTEGRSAESVCDITLKVEYLTSMTYYNNTAELKQLRGYRAAFDSNGTLVTLLPGVDTTKLAMKPIQTDGTYRPIITVNGQMPGPTIIAHESQTLNVTVYNELISEEGITIHWHGIHQVGTTGNDGVAFISQLPIEPLHHFTYIFKASPSGTHWYHAHSGLQRIDGLYGALIVKDTVPGNSYDQDLPDQHTLILMDWYGQSFLTDHLTYGLQHFWFKESQENDPPYAMYRHTRSTDGSFVGVIPFWSGIINDKGRHFDENGQTNIKPQNLNYFNVVRGSRYRFRLIGAQESNPFRFSVEGHKLTVITSDGNPIKPIENVDYVIIYGGERYDVVIHANNTEQRNFWIWAQTLEDIDLSNNEVFFNPINYHRAEAILHYTDVQTMDISNINETWECNDLSKCIAVNCPYTVYGSIYDCINFEVIEELEDDIIPDAIYYPNKTIFLNWGFQGEATTFGSAVDGVTFRFPAYPPVTHFNDFENSGTICPRRGCDTSIVNQCACTQVIDINDLPKGSVVEMVFTNRVANPDLHIGIAHPIHIHGHYFYVIDIGYPTYDSNGLFVRSTENIECVVNADNSSCTTRFVTIGDENNFIQEIKWRNVTDGLYSTGKKYPRKDTIIVPYGGYTVIRFVVDNPGWWLLHCHVIHHNAIGMTVLIKELQRTPSGSSLIVGPVWMVFVGLLIAMVSMNTVM, via the exons ATGTTAACAACATTGATATTGCTAGCAAGTATTGCTAGCATTGGATATTGTATTGCATCAGGATATGACCCACAGGAAAAGGTTATTGACTGTACGGAAGGAAGATCTGCTGAAAGTGTCTGTGATATTACACTGAAGGTTGAATATCTTACCTCCATGACTTACTATAACAATACTGCTGAACTCAAACAATTAAGAGGATACAGGGCTGCTTTTGATTCCAATGGAACTTTGGTCACACTTTTACCAGGCGTTGATACCACAAAATTAGCTATGAAACCTATCCAAACTGATGGAACCTACAGACCAATCATAACTGTCAATGGTCAAATGCCTGGACCAACTATCATTGCTCATGAAAGCCAAACACTCAACGTAACTGTTTATAATGAACTAATAAGTGAAGAAGGGATAACCATTCACTGGCATGGAATACATCAGGTTGGTACAACAGGGAATGATGGAGTTGCTTTTATATCACAACTTCCCATTGAACCCCTACATCACTTTACTTACATATTCAAAGCTTCTCCATCAGGAACACACTGGTACCATGCACATAGTGGTCTTCAGAGAATTGATGGATTATATGGCGCACTAATCGTAAAGGACACAGTTCCAGGAAATTCATATGATCAAGATCTTCCAGATCAACATACACTCATACTAATGGACTGGTATGGCCAATCATTTCTTACTGATCATTTAACTTATGGGCTTCAACACTTTTGGTTTAAAGAGTCACAAGAAAATGACCCACCATATGCAATGTATAGGCATACCAGATCAACAGACGGTTCATTTGTTGGAGTTATACCATTTTGGTCAGGTATTATCAATGATAAAGGAAGGCACTTTGATGAAAATGGTCAGACAAATATTAAGCCTCAAAATCTGAACTACTTTAATGTTGTTCGTGGTAGCAGATATCGCTTCAGGCTTATTGGTGCACAAGAGTCTAATCCATTCAGGTTCTCAGTTGAAGGGCATAAGTTGACAGTAATTACTTCTGATGGCAATCCAATAAAGCCAATAGAAAATGTAGATTATGTCATAATTTATGGTGGTGAAAGGTATGACGTGGTTATCCATGCAAACAACACAGAGCAGAGAAATTTTTGGATATGGGCACAGACATTAGAAGACATAGACCTCAGCAACAATGAAGTATTCTTTAACCCGATTAATTACCATAGAGCAGAAGCGATACTGCACTATACAGATGTTCAAACTATGGATATTTCCAATATTAATGAAACTTGGGAATGTAATGATCTATCAAAATGTATTGCTGTCAATTGCCCATACACTGTGTATGGCAGCATCTATGACTGTATTAATTTTGAGGTGATTGAAGAGCTGGAAGATGACATCATTCCAGATGCTATTTATTATCCTAATAAGACAATATTCCTTAATTGGGGCTTTCAAGGGGAGGCTACAACATTTGGTAGTGCTGTTGATGGAGTAACCTTTCGATTTCCAGCTTATCCTCCAGTGACACACTTTAATGACTTTGAAAATTCAGGCACAATTTGCCCAAGAAGAGGTTGTGATACATCTATTGTTAATCAGTGTGCTTGTACTCAAGTTATAGACATTAATGATCTACCAAAGGGCAGTGTAGTTGAAATGGTCTTTACCAATAGGGTGGCAAATCCAGACCTGCATATCGGTATTGCCCATCCAATACATATTCATGGTCATTACTTTTATGTTATTGACATAGGTTATCCTACCTATGACTCTAATGGCTTGTTTGTAAGGTCTACTGAGAATATTGAATGTGTTGTAAATGCAGACAACAGTTCTTGTACAACTAGGTTTGTCACAATTGGAGATGAAAACAACTTCATACAAGAAATAAAGTGGAGGAATGTCACTGATGGCTTGTACAGCACAGGAAAAAAATACCCAAGAAAGGATACGATCATAGTGCCATATGGAGGATACACTGTAATTAGATTTGTTGTGGATAATCCAGGATGGTGGCTTCTACATTGTCATGTGATACATCACAATGCAATAGGAATGACTGTTTTAATTAAAGAGCTGCAAAGAACCCCATCAG GTTCCAGTCTGATTGTTGGACCAGTGTGGATGGTGTTTGTAGGATTGCTGATTGCAATGGTGTCCATGAACACTGTGATGTGA
- the LOC136248105 gene encoding uncharacterized protein — protein MDATQRARASRRGGRSSVTKLLAKAHAITQPGTEVTPQSISQANRDTIDLVLSQLSVKKRQLEELDQIILAAITTEKELEDEVTDTEMYHFELAEKIASLKKFSMPSTPNITSQPSPPTSTQQQRQEQEVSQQPVVQQNNAETGATGNSTPSNSVSNSLSHTPVVHDVVQSVCQLPKLTLPTFSGDSLQFQTFWDSFEAAVHNSKGLTGVQKFHYLRAQLLGDAAHVIDNLPLTDLNYEHSVALLKDRFGQPYKLVNAHMDALMNLPKPVNNLASLQAFHDKLESHMRALQSLGKSHDTYSAMLTPMVLGKLPIELRKQFARDHSSGEWTIKEVMACILKELRVLEVGHYSNGFSKELHSATASFHTAARKPIAKQEKREPACTYCKGPHTANQCTVVKGHQQRTSIVKAAGLCFNCLGNHRASQCTSRRRCKHCSQKHHTSLCPPTDAASAPVSAPVNNSVQPPPTTSSVPPSLTNQTQPVPPQVPLTNSTGTYTTVTRPQPPLELACSACLLKTAIATVSAGSISTEGNILFDEGAQRSFISQELADTLCLRPTRSEQISLSSFGNQASSARFLQVATILVHTQDRSVIPISVLVVPQLAAPLQNSVRMEVSKMPHLKNLQLAHPVTEDDSFEITILVGADYYWTFVQDQVIRGNGPTAVKSRLGYLLSGPLLQPSTTVNLVHVNFTVADSQNLDTFWKLESSGTSPSAIDNGDDFLKTYMQTSIARQPDGTLSLKFPWKEDHPFLPSNLPICAKRTRSLAQRLAKDPELLSMYGQIIAEQESKGFIEKVDNFNTKQTHYIPHRAVRKDSATTPVRIVYDCSCRQSAHQPSLNDCLHVGPPFLNHLCAILLRFRLYVYGFSADIEKAFLHVQLDKSDRDFTRFLWPTNPNDPNSPFQVYRFKVVLFGASCSPFMLNAALTYHLQQHPSAVSTSVARSLYVDNVVSGCDTEEEAIQYFLESRSLMNLSKFNLRTWASNSPSLRALAKQYSVAETKDTVKVLGLCWDVGYDKLSLCSKPEPIRTPVTKREILRYTSSIFDPLGLVTPVTITTKLLLQELWQDNVSWDIELNNTYQLKWTTIVADISIASQQCFPRQCIPKLDLSSAVLHVFADASPKAYGAAVYLQCGNYSSLLISKSRVAPLKQHTLPRLELMAAVIAAHLGSFVVNSLNHTVTTIYWSDSQIVLCWLQSRKKLKPFIDHRVKEILAISSSWKYCPTASNPADLLTRGLSADQFIHSTLWRHGPPWLSSPTEWPTWSPSEALVVLANSVEGPPSSASVHNTTLMPPTSSIYNIIDPSTHSSYTKLLDITAYVLRFSHNTRQKLFKLKGPLTPSELSIANTHWVSSAQLQGFPEEVSSLCSKTRSPQPPLVRQLRLYLDHSGIIRCGGRIHNAPLSESTKFPLLLPSKDPFTSLLIWHTHKQQHHAGVTMTLTALCQMYWVPCARQRIRALLRKCVTCRKLAGRPYTAPDPPPLVKARVQQSQPFEVTGVDFTGALFVRGEGQGERKVYLCLFTCAVTRAVHLEIVTDLSVECFLQAFWRFSSRKSMPRLVLSDNASTFLSAAEQLKALLSSPSLTNALSKSGTEWKFIPKRAPWFGGFWERLIGLTKLALKKVLGRTFTTLNSLQTLVVEIEAILNDRPLTYVPTDISDPDPITPSHLLYGRKIVCVPYHMTPQYNRCDPDYGEAEIQSMAKKQAALLQHFWTRWRKEYLTSLREFHRASDPNIQTVKPGAVVLVHDDTPRISWRLAVVEDTIAGEDGLVRAANIRTSTGKTNRPVAKLYPLEVTAADPLLRRVSTVQDKSVNSDDQAVNQEESSLQRRPVRTAAIRGRQQVKEWTQSLCGPPEDVEN, from the coding sequence ATGGATGCAACTCAACGTGCCCGAGCTTCCAGACGTGGTGGGCGCTCATCTGTGACGAAACTCCTTGCTAAAGCCCACGCCATCACTCAACCAGGAACTGAAGTCACTCCCCAATCTATTTCGCAAGCGAACAGAGACACTATAGACCTTGTGTTAAGTCAACTGTCAGTGAAGAAGCGCCAATTAGAAGAACTCGACCAGATAATCCTCGCAGCCATCACTACTGAAAAGGAGCTCGAAGATGAAGTGACTGACACTGAGATGTACCACTTCGAACTGGCCGAGAAGATCGCCAGCTTAAAGAAGTTCTCTATGCCATCAACACCCAACATCACAAGCCAGCCGTCACCTCCGACATCAACACAGCAGCAGCGGCAGGAACAGGAAGTATCACAACAGCCTGTGGTGCAGCAGAATAATGCAGAGACTGGCGCAACTGGAAATTCCACCCCGTCAAACTCCGTGAGTAATTCATTGTCGCACACACCTGTTGTACATGATGTGGTTCAGTCTGTGTGTCAGTTACCCAAGCTAACTCTTCCTACCTTTAGTGGGGACTCCCTCCAATTCCAAACCTTTTGGGATTCATTTGAAGCAGCTGTACATAACAGTAAAGGGTTAACTGGGGTACAGAAGTTTCACTATCTAAGAGCACAGCTGCTGGGTGATGCAGCCCATGTCATTGACAACCTTCCCCTAACAGACCTGAACTATGAGCACTCTGTGGCTTTACTCAAAGACAGGTTTGGGCAGCCCTATAAGTTGGTCAATGCTCACATGGATGCGCTAATGAACCTACCCAAGCCTGTTAACAATCTGGCCAGTCTTCAAGCCTTTCACGACAAGTTGGAAAGCCACATGAGAGCACTTCAGTCCTTGGGCAAATCTCATGATACCTATTCTGCAATGCTTACTCCTATGGTCCTGGGAAAGCTCCCCATAGAACTGAGGAAACAGTTTGCCAGAGACCACAGTAGTGGTGAATGGACCATTAAGGAGGTCATGGCCTGTATTTTAAAGGAACTCCGGGTACTTGAAGTAGGACACTATTCTAATGGATTTTCCAAGGAACTGCACAGTGCTACTGCATCCTTTCACACTGCAGCTAGAAAGCCTATAGCCAAACAAGAGAAGAGGGAACCAGCATGTACCTATTGCAAGGGCCCACATACTGCCAACCAGTGCACTGTTGTCAAAGGCCACCAGCAGCGAACATCCATTGTGAAGGCAGCTGGGTTGTGCTTCAACTGCTTGGGAAACCATAGGGCCTCACAGTGTACCTCTCGGAGGCGATGCAAACACTGCAGCCAAAAGCATCACACCAGCTTGTGCCCTCCCACAGATGCTGCCTCTGCCCCAGTATCTGCTCCTGTGAACAACAGTGTACAACCACCTCCCACTACCAGCAGTGTACCGCCATCCCTTACTAACCAAACTCAGCCGGTCCCTCCCCAGGTTCCCCTAACAAACAGCACGGGTACATACACCACTGTTACTAGGCCCCAACCTCCTTTAGAACTAGCCTGTAGTGCATGCCTCCTGAAGACTGCTATTGCGACTGTTTCAGCAGGTTCAATTAGCACAGAAGGCAACATTCTCTTTGATGAGGGGGCACAGCGTTCCTTCATTTCCCAAGAGCTCGCTGACACACTTTGCTTGCGACCAACACGATcagaacaaatctccctgtcgTCATTTGGTAACCAGGCTTCTTCTGCTAGATTCCTTCAGGTAGCTACCATTTTAGTACACACTCAGGATAGGAGTGTTATCCCAATATCAGTGTTGGTGGTACCACAGCTTGCAGCTCCACTGCAAAATTCTGTGCGGATGGAAGTAAGTAAGATGCCCCATTTGAAGAACTTACAATTGGCCCATCCTGTGACTGAAGACGACAGCTTTGAGATTACCATTCTTGTAGGAGCTGACTACTACTGGACATTTGTCCAAGACCAGGTCATACGTGGCAATGGTCCAACAGCAGTTAAGTCTCGTTTGGGCTACCTACTTTCTGGTCCTCTACTACAACCATCAACTACTGTCAACTTGGTCCATGTCAATTTTACAGTGGCAGATTCCCAGAACCTGGACACCTTCTGGAAACTGGAGTCAAGTGGAACTTCCCCAAGCGCCATTGACAATGGTGATGATTTTTTGAAGACATACATGCAAACTAGCATTGCCCGTCAGCCTGACGGAACTTTATCACTCAAATTTCCTTGGAAGGAGGACCATCCCTTCCTACCCTCCAATCTCCCTATCTGTGCTAAGCGAACCAGATCCCTAGCTCAGAGGTTAGCTAAGGACCCAGAACTCCTGAGCATGTATGGCCAAATCATTGCTGAGCAAGAGTCCAAAGGGTTTATTGAGAAGGTAGACAACTTCAACACCAAACAGACGCATTACATTCCCCATAGGGCTGTCAGGAAGGACTCGGCTACCACACCAGTCCGCATTGTCTATGACTGTAGCTGTAGACAGTCAGCCCACCAACCCAGTTTGAATGACTGCCTTCATGTGGGGCCACCCTTTCTGAACCACCTTTGTGCCATACTACTACGCTTCCGTTTGTATGTGTATGGCTTCTCAGCTGACATTGAGAAAGCGTTTCTCCATGTGCAGCTTGACAAGTCCGATAGAGATTTCACCCGCTTTCTTTGGCCAACCAATCCCAATGACCCTAACAGTCCATTCCAGGTGTACCGGTTTAAGGTTGTCCTGTTTGGAGCAAGTTGTTCACCATTTATGCTTAATGCAGCACTGACATACCATCTACAACAACACCCATCAGCAGTGTCTACCAGCGTAGCAAGAAGCTTGTATGTTGATAATGTAGTTTCAGGCTGTGACACGGAGGAAGAAGCCATTCAATACTTTCTAGAGTCCCGTTCTTTGATGAACCTATCAAAGTTTAATCTACGAACCTGGGCATCTAACAGTCCTTCTCTAAGAGCCCTAGCAAAGCAGTACAGTGTTGCTGAGACAAAGGACACGGTTAAAGTGCTTGGTTTATGCTGGGACGTTGGATATGATAAACTATCACTATGTTCTAAACCTGAGCCTATCAGAACCCCAGTTACTAAACGGGAAATCCTGCGATACACCTCTTCCATCTTTGATCCACTAGGCCTAGTTACCCCAGTGACCATAACTACCAAGCTGCTACTGCAAGAGCTTTGGCAGGACAATGTATCTTGGGACATTGAGCTGAACAACACCTATCAGCTCAAGTGGACCACCATTGTAGCAGATATCTCAATTGCCTCACAGCAGTGCTTCCCGCGACAATGCATCCCTAAGCTTGATCTCTCTTCCGCAGTTCTGCACGTCTTTGCGGATGCAAGTCCAAAGGCATACGGAGCTGCCGTCTACCTTCAATGTGGTAACTACTCATCACTGTTAATATCTAAGTCCCGTGTAGCTCCACTAAAGCAACACACATTACCCAGGCTGGAGCTCATGGCAGCAGTCATTGCAGCTCACCTAGGCTCCTTTGTAGTGAATTCCCTTAACCATACAGTGACCACCATCTACTGGTCAGACAGCCAAATAGTTTTGTGTTGGCTCCAAAGTAGGAAGAAGCTTAAACCATTCATTGACCATAGGGTGAAGGAAATTCTAGCTATCTCTTCAAGTTGGAAATACTGCCCAACTGCCTCTAATCCAGCAGACCTCTTAACCCGTGGACTGTCAGCTGACCAATTTATCCACTCCACATTGTGGAGACATGGCCCTCCGTGGTTATCATCTCCAACTGAATGGCCCACCTGGAGTCCTTCGGAAGCCCTAGTTGTACTGGCTAACAGTGTAGAGGGCCCTCCATCATCTGCTAGTGTCCACAACACAACGTTAATGCCACCTACGAGTAGCATATACAATATAATTGACCCTTCTACCCACAGCAGTTATACCAAACTGCTAGACATAACTGCTTATGTCCTCCGCTTTTCCCACAACACTAGGCAAAAGTTATTCAAACTTAAGGGACCATTAACACCTTCAGAACTATCAATTGCCAATACCCACTGGGTGTCCAGTGCTCAGCTGCAAGGCTTCCCTGAAGAAGTAAGTAGCCTATGCTCTAAAACTCGCTCCCCACAGCCACCGTTAGTAAGACAACTTCGCCTGTACCTTGACCACTCTGGCATAATCCGTTGTGGTGGTAGGATCCACAATGCTCCGCTTTCAGAGTCCACTAAGTTTCCTCTCCTTCTGCCATCGAAGGACCCCTTCACTTCACTCCTCATATGGCACACTCACAAGCAACAACATCATGCAGGGGTGACTATGACATTGACAGCTCTCTGTCAAATGTATTGGGTGCCATGTGCAAGGCAAAGGATCAGAGCCCTGTTGAGGAAGTGTGTGACCTGTAGGAAACTAGCTGGACGACCATACACTGCACCAGATCCTCCACCACTTGTAAAGGCCCGTGTACAGCAATCCCAACCCTTTGAAGTCACCGGTGTTGATTTCACAGGTGCACTGTTTGTAAGAGGTGAAGGTCAAGGGGAACGCAAGGTGTATCTCTGCCTATTTACGTGTGCGGTCACTCGTGCAGTACACCTTGAAATTGTGACAGACCTATCTGTGGAATGCTTTCTGCAAGCGTTCTGGCGTTTCAGCAGCAGAAAGTCAATGCCACGGCTTGTTCTGTCGGACAATGCCTCAACCTTTCTTTCTGCTGCTGAACAGCTGAAAGCATTGCTCTCCTCACCCTCCCTGACTAATGCCCTATCTAAGTCTGGTACAGAATGGAAGTTTATCCCCAAACGCGCTCCCTGGTTTGGGGGGTTCTGGGAGAGGCTGATTGGGTTGACTAAGCTGGCGTTGAAGAAGGTTTTGGGAAGGACATTTACTACCCTAAACAGTCTTCAAACCCTTGTTGTTGAGATTGAAGCCATTCTCAATGATCGCCCTCTCACATATGTCCCTACAGACATTAGTGACCCTGACCCAATCACCCCCTCCCACCTGCTATATGGTAGGAAGATAGTTTGTGTACCCTACCACATGACCCCACAGTACAACAGGTGTGATCCCGACTATGGAGAGGCTGAGATACAATCAATGGCCAAGAAGCAAGCTGCCCTCCTTCAACACTTCTGGACAAGATGGAGGAAAGAATATTTAACTAGTTTGAGAGAATTCCACCGAGCCAGTGATCCCAACATTCAAACTGTGAAACCAGGAGCTGTCGTCCTAGTCCACGATGATACTCCTCGTATCAGCTGGCGACTTGCTGTAGTAGAGGACACCATTGCTGGAGAAGATGGTCTTGTAAGAGCAGCCAACATTAGGACATCCACAGGCAAAACAAACCGCCCAGTGGCCAAGTTATATCCCCTTGAGGTAACTGCTGCTGACCCTTTGCTCAGGCGAGTCTCAACAGTCCAGGACAAGTCAGTCAACTCAGATGACCAGGCAGTCAACCAAGAAGAGAGCAGTCTACAAAGAAGACCTGTTCGCACAGCTGCAATCCGGGGCAGACAACAAGTTAAGGAATGGACTCAATCATTATGtggccccccggaggatgtcgagaaCTAG